Proteins found in one Nostoc sp. NIES-3756 genomic segment:
- a CDS encoding NuoF family protein, giving the protein MELTELLEIAQQEHSQHKPVQIRCCTAAGCLSANSQAVKQNLEAAVKAGGLEAEVQVSGVGCMRLCCQGPLVEVSGSGEEKLYEKVTPDDAPQIVDALQGKEAELSVVNLEQPFFTYQQPIVLENSGKIDPERIQAYIAAEGYQALYHVLREMTPAQVVESISRSGLRGRGGAGYPTGLKWATVAKAKGERKFVICNADEGDPGAFMDRSVLESDPHRVLEGMAIAAYAVGASQGYIYVRAEYPIAIKRLQTAIHQAQRLGLLGSNIFDSPFDFKIDIRIGAGAYVCGEETALMASIEGKRGVPHPRPPYPAESGLWGYPTLINNVETYANVAPIIRKGADWFASIGTGKSKGTKVFALAGKIRNTGLIEVPMGTSLRQIVEEMGGGVPDGGVAKAVQTGGPSGGCIPASAFDTPVDYESLTNLGSMMGSGGMIVMDDTTNMVDVARFFMEFCMDESCGKCIPCRVGTVQLHGLLTKIRQGKASLADLELLEELCDMVKNTSLCGLGQSAPNPVFSTLCYFRDEYLALIQGG; this is encoded by the coding sequence ATGGAACTGACTGAATTACTAGAAATTGCCCAGCAAGAACACTCACAACACAAACCTGTACAAATTCGCTGTTGTACGGCGGCTGGCTGTCTGTCTGCTAATTCGCAAGCGGTGAAGCAAAACTTGGAAGCGGCGGTGAAAGCTGGAGGTTTGGAAGCAGAAGTACAAGTCTCAGGTGTTGGCTGTATGCGCTTGTGTTGTCAGGGGCCTTTGGTAGAAGTGTCGGGAAGTGGGGAAGAAAAGCTTTATGAAAAGGTAACTCCTGATGATGCACCACAAATTGTAGATGCTTTGCAGGGGAAAGAGGCGGAATTGTCGGTTGTGAATTTAGAACAGCCGTTTTTTACTTATCAGCAGCCAATTGTGTTAGAAAATAGCGGCAAAATTGACCCAGAAAGGATTCAAGCTTATATTGCTGCCGAAGGATATCAAGCCCTTTACCATGTGCTGCGGGAGATGACTCCGGCGCAAGTTGTGGAGAGTATTAGCCGCAGTGGCTTGCGGGGGCGTGGTGGTGCTGGTTATCCGACGGGTTTGAAATGGGCAACTGTAGCTAAGGCAAAGGGCGAGCGCAAATTCGTTATCTGTAACGCAGATGAGGGTGATCCTGGCGCATTTATGGATCGGAGTGTGTTAGAAAGTGATCCCCATCGGGTGTTGGAAGGAATGGCGATCGCAGCTTATGCTGTGGGTGCAAGTCAAGGTTATATTTATGTCCGGGCAGAATACCCTATTGCCATTAAACGCCTACAAACAGCCATCCATCAAGCCCAGCGTCTCGGACTTTTAGGCAGTAATATTTTTGACTCTCCCTTTGATTTTAAAATCGATATCCGCATCGGTGCGGGGGCTTACGTTTGCGGCGAAGAAACAGCCCTGATGGCTTCGATTGAAGGTAAACGTGGTGTACCTCATCCTAGACCCCCCTATCCGGCTGAATCTGGTTTGTGGGGTTATCCTACTTTAATTAATAACGTTGAGACCTATGCCAATGTTGCCCCCATCATCCGTAAGGGTGCGGACTGGTTTGCTAGTATCGGTACAGGCAAAAGTAAGGGAACAAAAGTATTTGCTCTGGCTGGTAAAATCCGCAACACAGGTTTAATAGAAGTGCCGATGGGTACTTCTTTACGGCAGATTGTCGAAGAGATGGGTGGTGGTGTTCCTGATGGTGGGGTTGCCAAAGCTGTACAAACAGGTGGCCCTTCTGGGGGATGTATTCCCGCCTCCGCTTTTGATACGCCTGTAGACTATGAATCTTTGACTAACCTGGGTTCTATGATGGGTTCCGGTGGGATGATTGTTATGGATGATACTACCAACATGGTAGATGTTGCCCGATTTTTCATGGAATTTTGTATGGATGAATCCTGTGGTAAGTGTATTCCTTGCCGGGTGGGAACTGTACAGCTACATGGATTGTTAACGAAGATTCGCCAAGGTAAAGCTTCGCTGGCTGATTTAGAACTACTAGAGGAACTGTGTGACATGGTGAAGAATACCAGTTTGTGTGGTCTGGGTCAGTCTGCACCAAATCCCGTATTTAGTACGTTGTGTTATTTCCGGGATGAGTATTTGGCGTTGATTCAGGGCGGCTAA
- the hoxE gene encoding bidirectional hydrogenase complex protein HoxE: protein MTTAPPTHSHLSGDKRLKMLDAAIKRHQYQQDALIEILHKAQELFGYLENDLLLYIAHQLKLPPSRVYGVATFYHLFSLAPQGKHSCVVCTGTACYVKGAQAILADLEKSTHIHAGETTADGELSLLIARCLGACGIAPAVVFDGEVAGHQTPELVNERVQGWLK from the coding sequence ATGACTACTGCACCACCAACCCATTCCCATCTCAGTGGTGATAAACGCTTGAAGATGCTAGATGCAGCTATCAAGCGTCACCAGTATCAACAAGACGCATTAATTGAAATTCTGCACAAAGCTCAAGAGCTTTTTGGCTACTTAGAAAACGACTTATTACTTTACATTGCCCATCAGTTGAAGCTACCACCTAGCAGAGTCTATGGGGTAGCAACTTTTTATCATCTATTTTCCCTAGCGCCTCAAGGAAAACATAGTTGTGTAGTTTGTACGGGAACGGCTTGTTATGTCAAAGGCGCACAAGCAATTCTGGCAGATTTAGAGAAATCTACTCACATTCACGCTGGGGAAACTACAGCTGATGGTGAATTATCCTTACTGATAGCACGTTGTTTAGGTGCTTGTGGAATTGCCCCGGCTGTGGTGTTTGATGGAGAAGTTGCTGGTCATCAAACTCCAGAATTAGTAAATGAGCGTGTGCAAGGATGGCTAAAGTAA
- the hoxU gene encoding bidirectional hydrogenase complex protein HoxU codes for MSVKTLTINDQLISAQEDETLLQAAQEAGIHIPTLCHLEGVGDVGACRLCLVEITGINKLLPACVTKVTEGMEVRTDSDRLQKYRRTIVEMLFAEGNHVCSVCVANGNCELQDLAIEMGMDHVRLEYHFPQRQVDISHDRFGIDHNRCVLCTRCIRVCDEIEGAHTWDMAGRGTKSHVITDLSQPWGTSDTCTSCGKCVNACPTGALFYQGSSVGEMKRDRAKLDFLVTAREKQQWNL; via the coding sequence ATGTCAGTAAAAACTTTAACAATTAACGACCAACTCATTAGCGCTCAAGAGGACGAAACCTTGCTACAGGCGGCGCAAGAGGCAGGTATTCATATTCCTACACTGTGTCATTTAGAAGGTGTAGGAGATGTAGGTGCTTGTCGGCTGTGTTTGGTGGAAATTACCGGAATTAATAAATTGTTACCTGCTTGTGTAACTAAAGTTACTGAGGGTATGGAAGTTCGCACAGATAGCGATCGCCTACAAAAGTACCGTCGAACAATCGTGGAAATGCTCTTTGCAGAAGGCAATCACGTTTGTTCGGTGTGCGTAGCTAACGGTAATTGTGAACTACAAGACCTAGCCATTGAAATGGGTATGGATCATGTCCGCCTAGAATACCATTTCCCCCAACGCCAAGTAGATATTTCCCACGATCGCTTCGGCATTGACCATAACCGTTGTGTCCTTTGTACGCGCTGCATCCGCGTTTGTGACGAAATCGAAGGCGCTCACACCTGGGATATGGCAGGTAGAGGAACTAAATCTCATGTAATTACCGACTTAAGCCAACCTTGGGGAACTTCCGATACTTGTACCTCCTGCGGTAAATGTGTCAATGCTTGCCCCACAGGTGCATTATTTTACCAAGGTTCCAGCGTAGGTGAAATGAAACGCGATCGCGCCAAACTCGACTTTTTAGTCACAGCACGGGAAAAACAGCAATGGAACCTGTGA
- a CDS encoding oxidoreductase, which yields MSRLKLATVWLGGCSGCHMSFLDLDEWLIDLAAQADVVFSPFADIKEYPEGVDIVLVEGAIANEEHLTTIKTVRERSQVLISFGDCAVTGNVTALRNPLGSAEPVLQRCYIQTADINPQIPQEPGIVPPLLDRVTPVHSVVVVDIYLPGCPPSATRIRAVLEPLLRGETPHLAGREFIKFG from the coding sequence ATGTCTCGCTTGAAACTAGCAACAGTATGGTTAGGTGGATGTTCTGGCTGTCATATGTCCTTTCTTGACTTGGACGAATGGCTGATAGATTTAGCCGCACAGGCAGATGTAGTTTTTAGTCCTTTTGCAGATATTAAGGAATATCCAGAGGGAGTGGATATAGTATTGGTTGAAGGTGCGATCGCCAATGAAGAACATTTGACCACCATCAAAACCGTCAGAGAACGTTCTCAAGTCTTAATTTCCTTTGGTGACTGTGCTGTAACTGGCAATGTTACCGCCTTACGTAATCCCTTGGGTAGTGCTGAACCAGTTTTACAGCGTTGTTACATCCAAACAGCCGATATCAACCCCCAAATACCCCAAGAACCAGGAATTGTCCCACCTTTATTAGATAGAGTAACACCCGTACATTCCGTAGTTGTAGTAGATATTTATTTACCCGGTTGTCCACCCTCAGCAACAAGGATTCGTGCTGTACTAGAACCCCTATTACGAGGAGAAACACCACATCTAGCCGGACGAGAATTTATTAAATTTGGGTGA
- a CDS encoding DUF3122 domain-containing protein gives MSKTIRQPRTKRQHKTPHPLSMCLSPTSLKTLFWWLLLLGILTLYIFLGLGGLTAPTVIAAVNQSESTEILYRSFAKLNDQSGQVWQVVLFKQIYPGQAQTVNLRIVGFPGSAELLHPQPLKITTVTGKVLTATDVFLDEAPAPTIGQYDFKDILPQLSIEPLVLSISVPKDTINISVPQSVVKEWQKVMSVEG, from the coding sequence ATGTCCAAAACTATCAGACAACCAAGAACCAAAAGACAACACAAGACTCCGCACCCATTGTCTATGTGCTTGTCTCCCACCTCTTTAAAAACGCTGTTTTGGTGGCTCCTATTGTTGGGGATACTGACACTTTATATATTCCTGGGTTTAGGCGGACTCACCGCACCAACTGTAATTGCGGCGGTAAATCAGTCAGAATCAACAGAAATTCTCTATCGCTCATTTGCAAAATTAAATGATCAATCAGGACAGGTTTGGCAGGTTGTACTATTCAAGCAAATTTATCCTGGTCAAGCCCAAACTGTAAATCTGCGGATAGTAGGCTTTCCTGGTTCTGCGGAGTTACTCCATCCCCAACCCTTAAAAATCACCACTGTCACAGGCAAAGTCTTAACTGCTACCGATGTTTTTCTAGATGAAGCGCCAGCACCAACTATCGGTCAATATGACTTTAAAGATATACTGCCCCAACTATCTATAGAACCGTTAGTTTTGAGCATTTCTGTACCCAAAGACACTATCAACATTTCAGTTCCCCAAAGTGTCGTAAAAGAATGGCAAAAAGTAATGAGTGTTGAAGGCTGA
- a CDS encoding response regulator, with protein MKILVVEDDKLNAYALTAVLTDQNYAVEVAVDGDAAWDLIETYDYDLILLDVMLPKLDGISLCRQIRSSGRQMPILLLTGCDSGHEKAIGLDAGADDYVVKPFDQEELVARVRALLRRGGTTVQPILECGNLRLDPSSCEVRYNQQLLSLTPKEYALLELFLRNSRRVFSCSMILEHIWSYEDTPGEEAVRTHIKGLRMKLRNAGAPSDLVETVYGIGYRLKSQEEEQEKKNEGKHSQPNSQGKPQQQTITAIAGIWQKFYGRVDEQVRILEQAASLNQPALDLELRSQASREAHTLAGSLGTFGLPEGSKLAKKIEQLLKSDKKLTSTEIKNLQSWVKSLRQAVAAQEPQTLSPATTVAPQLPQHPQAEAKVLAVDDDPQILALLQTLLHPWGLQVITLDDPRQFWEKLADVNPDLLILDVEMPHTNGIEICQVVRNDSQWSELPILFLTVHNDREIVNQVFSVGADDFVSKPIVGPELVTRIINRLERVKLLRKVSESKGVRKIISPLTPPTPSSSLTPPTPSFTNWRTIFNAEPECIKIVAADGTLLDMNPAGLATIEADSGDVVTGNSVYSLIVPEYRQAFRQFNESVCQGQAGKLEFEIITYKGNRRWMATHAVPVRNETDGNLVQLAITRDITKDKQAEAEIKRINRTLQTLSDCNQLLVRTQDESELLHKVCQILVDVGNYRMAWVAFGENDAQKSIRPVAQAGYEEGYLQSLNLTWADTIRGQGPTGTAIRTGQTAIIQNIETDARYEVWRCQASRRGYASSIALPLIDNDQVFGALNIYAAEANAFDADEVKLLEELTADVAYGIVALRNQRDRQLAEAALRESEERLSLTLESVNLGIWDWNLVTNKIIWSEGHARLFGIEPGKFDGSYQAFQGFIHPEDREDVEQVTKYACQQKTDYNHEFRIIWPDGSIHWIEGTGKLYYNDTGEAVRMLGIVRDVTSRKHIEATLQKVNNELELRVAERTAELVNVNRQLHSQLDERRQIEEALRISQVRLARILDIADDAIISIDSNQCITLFNQGAEKIFGYSAEEIIGQRLDTLIPQRFAQAHRQHVGEFGQAPSLARRMGERREIFGCRKDGTEFPAEASISKFKLDQEVFYTVILRDVTERKQIERMKDEFVSVVSHELRTPLTSIHGSLGMLTSGLLPADSEQGKRLLQIATDSTERLVRLINDILDIERIESGRVKMERETCDLTDLIESAVSIMQPLANKAGVKLSISSPSIQLWVDPDRIVQTLTNLLSNAIKFSTPEKTVWLVAQQYGDELLLTVRDNGRGIPVDKLDSIFERFQQVDSSDSRNHEGTGLGLAICQSIVQQHGGRIWAESVLGEGSTFYFTLPILPIPQNPEILESPDSGLMNLDCARLPHSQTTTPHSPLVLVCDDDPVIRTELQTLLEQGGYRVVTVATGQEAIALASTQHPDVIVLDLLMPGLNGWETMAMLKESTQTKDIPIVICSVYKPTDKAPPSSDFVDWVSKPVQESYLLQSLREAMSTTGYAYAKSSKRVRILIVEDDADLAELLVTLFERHDIETFMAKTGREAIHLSQEVNPDLLILDLILPETDGFAVVDWLQKHNRLCKVPVVVYSAKDLEESERKRLKLGHTEFLTKGRLTTQEFEQRVIELLQRITHVRE; from the coding sequence ATGAAAATTTTAGTTGTCGAGGATGACAAGTTAAATGCTTATGCACTGACAGCCGTTCTCACAGATCAAAATTATGCAGTTGAAGTTGCGGTTGATGGTGATGCGGCTTGGGATTTAATTGAAACTTATGACTATGATTTAATTTTATTAGATGTGATGCTGCCAAAACTGGATGGTATTAGTCTTTGTCGGCAAATACGTTCCAGTGGTCGGCAGATGCCAATCCTTTTATTAACGGGTTGTGATAGTGGTCATGAAAAGGCGATTGGTCTAGATGCCGGTGCAGATGATTATGTAGTTAAGCCATTTGATCAAGAAGAATTAGTGGCGCGTGTGCGGGCTTTATTGCGCCGGGGAGGAACCACAGTACAGCCCATTCTAGAATGCGGTAATTTGCGGCTTGACCCTAGCAGTTGCGAAGTCCGATACAATCAACAATTGCTCTCACTTACTCCTAAAGAATATGCTCTTTTAGAATTATTCTTGCGTAACAGCCGCCGTGTCTTTAGCTGTAGCATGATTTTAGAACATATATGGTCTTATGAAGACACTCCTGGGGAAGAAGCGGTTCGCACCCATATCAAAGGGTTACGGATGAAGTTACGAAATGCAGGTGCGCCCAGCGATTTGGTAGAGACAGTCTATGGAATTGGGTATCGTCTCAAATCACAGGAGGAAGAACAGGAGAAGAAGAATGAGGGGAAGCATTCTCAACCTAACTCCCAAGGAAAACCTCAGCAGCAAACAATAACAGCAATAGCTGGTATTTGGCAGAAGTTTTACGGGCGGGTGGATGAGCAAGTCAGGATTTTAGAGCAAGCGGCATCACTCAACCAACCAGCTTTAGACTTAGAATTGCGATCGCAAGCAAGCCGCGAAGCCCATACCTTAGCAGGTTCATTAGGGACGTTTGGTTTACCAGAAGGCTCAAAGTTAGCTAAGAAAATTGAGCAGCTTTTGAAATCAGATAAAAAGTTGACATCAACAGAAATAAAAAACTTGCAAAGTTGGGTCAAATCATTAAGACAAGCAGTTGCAGCACAAGAACCACAAACATTATCACCAGCGACGACGGTAGCACCCCAGTTACCACAACACCCCCAAGCAGAAGCAAAAGTTTTAGCCGTGGATGACGACCCGCAAATCCTCGCTTTGTTGCAAACTTTACTCCATCCTTGGGGGCTACAAGTAATTACCCTAGATGACCCGCGTCAATTCTGGGAAAAATTGGCAGATGTCAACCCAGACCTGTTAATTCTAGATGTGGAAATGCCTCATACCAATGGTATAGAAATATGCCAAGTAGTTAGAAATGATAGCCAATGGAGCGAATTACCCATACTTTTTCTTACAGTCCACAACGATAGAGAAATTGTCAATCAAGTATTTAGTGTGGGTGCAGACGACTTTGTGAGCAAACCCATCGTTGGCCCTGAACTAGTAACACGAATCATCAATCGACTAGAACGGGTAAAATTGCTGCGTAAAGTAAGTGAGAGTAAAGGTGTAAGGAAAATCATATCTCCCCTCACTCCCCCGACCCCCTCATCTTCCCTCACTCCTCCCACTCCTTCCTTCACCAACTGGCGCACCATTTTCAATGCCGAACCAGAATGTATCAAAATTGTCGCGGCTGATGGTACTTTGTTGGATATGAATCCAGCCGGGTTGGCAACTATAGAAGCCGATAGTGGTGATGTAGTGACTGGTAATTCAGTGTATTCTTTAATTGTACCTGAATATAGACAAGCATTTCGCCAATTCAACGAAAGCGTTTGTCAAGGACAGGCAGGAAAACTAGAATTTGAAATTATTACTTATAAAGGTAATCGTCGTTGGATGGCGACTCATGCTGTACCAGTGCGTAATGAAACAGATGGTAATTTGGTGCAGTTGGCAATTACACGGGATATTACAAAAGACAAACAAGCCGAAGCTGAAATCAAACGCATCAATCGCACACTGCAAACATTAAGTGATTGCAACCAATTGCTAGTGCGTACTCAAGACGAGAGCGAATTATTACATAAAGTCTGCCAAATTCTAGTGGATGTTGGTAACTATCGCATGGCTTGGGTGGCTTTTGGTGAAAATGATGCCCAGAAAAGTATCCGTCCAGTGGCTCAAGCTGGTTATGAGGAGGGATATCTGCAATCCCTCAATCTTACCTGGGCAGATACGATTCGCGGTCAAGGGCCGACGGGAACGGCAATTCGTACAGGACAAACTGCTATTATCCAAAATATTGAGACTGATGCCAGATATGAAGTTTGGCGCTGTCAAGCTAGTAGGCGGGGTTACGCATCATCGATTGCTTTGCCTTTAATAGATAATGATCAAGTTTTTGGTGCGTTGAATATATATGCTGCTGAAGCCAATGCTTTTGATGCAGATGAGGTCAAGCTGTTGGAAGAACTGACGGCAGATGTGGCTTATGGCATAGTAGCATTACGCAATCAGCGCGATCGCCAACTAGCCGAAGCAGCACTCAGAGAAAGTGAAGAACGTTTATCCCTAACTCTAGAATCAGTTAACTTAGGTATTTGGGACTGGAATTTAGTTACTAACAAAATTATCTGGTCTGAAGGTCACGCCCGATTATTTGGTATAGAACCAGGAAAATTTGATGGTTCTTATCAAGCCTTTCAAGGTTTTATTCATCCTGAAGATAGGGAAGATGTGGAGCAGGTTACTAAATATGCGTGTCAGCAAAAAACCGATTATAACCATGAGTTTCGCATCATCTGGCCAGATGGCAGTATTCACTGGATTGAGGGAACAGGCAAACTCTATTACAACGATACAGGCGAAGCGGTGCGGATGTTGGGTATAGTCAGAGATGTCACTTCCCGCAAGCACATAGAAGCTACTCTACAAAAAGTCAATAACGAACTAGAGTTGAGAGTGGCAGAACGGACGGCTGAGTTAGTCAATGTTAATCGCCAGTTGCACTCACAACTTGATGAACGCCGACAAATTGAGGAAGCACTACGCATCTCCCAAGTACGACTAGCGCGAATTTTAGATATTGCCGATGATGCCATTATTTCTATTGATAGTAACCAATGTATCACCCTTTTTAATCAAGGCGCAGAGAAAATTTTTGGTTACTCCGCCGAAGAAATTATCGGACAGCGCCTAGATACACTCATCCCCCAACGTTTTGCTCAGGCGCATCGTCAGCACGTCGGCGAATTTGGACAAGCTCCCAGTTTGGCGCGACGGATGGGAGAACGGCGAGAGATATTTGGTTGTCGCAAAGATGGAACAGAATTTCCGGCTGAGGCTTCTATTTCTAAATTCAAATTAGACCAAGAAGTATTTTATACGGTAATTTTACGTGATGTAACTGAGCGCAAACAAATTGAGCGGATGAAAGATGAGTTTGTCTCTGTTGTCAGCCATGAACTGCGTACACCTTTAACCTCAATTCATGGTTCCTTGGGGATGCTTACTAGTGGTTTATTACCAGCAGACTCAGAACAGGGAAAACGTTTGCTACAAATTGCTACTGATAGTACGGAACGCCTAGTACGGCTGATTAACGATATCCTGGATATTGAACGTATCGAGTCTGGTAGGGTGAAAATGGAGCGGGAAACCTGCGACCTTACTGACTTGATTGAATCGGCTGTTAGTATTATGCAGCCTTTAGCGAATAAAGCAGGGGTGAAGTTATCAATTTCCAGCCCATCGATTCAATTATGGGTTGATCCAGATAGAATTGTGCAGACTTTAACTAATCTGCTGAGTAATGCGATTAAATTCTCGACTCCAGAGAAAACAGTTTGGCTAGTAGCGCAACAATACGGTGATGAACTATTGCTAACAGTGAGGGATAACGGACGGGGTATCCCCGTCGACAAACTCGATAGTATTTTTGAGCGCTTTCAACAGGTGGATTCTTCTGATTCACGCAATCATGAGGGTACTGGTTTAGGTTTAGCTATTTGCCAAAGTATTGTACAGCAGCACGGCGGACGCATCTGGGCGGAAAGTGTCTTAGGTGAAGGTAGTACGTTTTACTTTACTTTACCAATATTGCCTATACCCCAAAACCCAGAAATTCTCGAATCTCCCGATTCCGGGTTGATGAATCTCGACTGCGCTCGATTACCGCATAGCCAAACCACCACTCCCCACTCCCCTCTAGTTCTAGTCTGTGATGATGATCCTGTGATCCGTACAGAATTACAGACGCTCTTAGAACAAGGGGGATATCGAGTAGTAACAGTAGCCACAGGACAAGAAGCGATCGCCTTAGCATCAACTCAACACCCAGATGTGATTGTACTAGATTTGCTCATGCCAGGGCTGAATGGTTGGGAAACAATGGCAATGCTCAAAGAAAGTACTCAAACCAAAGATATCCCCATAGTGATTTGCAGCGTCTACAAACCCACAGACAAGGCTCCACCTAGTAGCGATTTTGTCGATTGGGTAAGTAAACCAGTACAAGAAAGCTATCTCTTACAATCTTTGCGAGAAGCGATGTCTACGACGGGCTACGCCTACGCTAAATCTTCCAAGCGAGTCCGTATATTAATTGTGGAAGACGACGCAGATTTAGCCGAACTATTGGTTACTTTATTTGAAAGACACGATATCGAAACCTTCATGGCCAAAACCGGACGAGAAGCCATTCATCTCAGCCAAGAAGTCAATCCCGACTTACTCATTCTCGATTTAATCTTGCCAGAAACCGATGGCTTTGCAGTGGTAGATTGGTTACAAAAACATAATCGCCTTTGCAAAGTTCCCGTAGTAGTTTACTCGGCAAAAGATTTGGAGGAATCAGAACGCAAGCGTTTAAAGTTAGGACACACAGAATTTTTAACCAAAGGGCGGTTAACAACCCAAGAATTTGAGCAACGAGTCATCGAACTACTTCAGCGAATTACCCATGTGAGGGAGTAG
- a CDS encoding universal stress protein, producing MPNKILVALDRSEIGQQVFEQALVLAKATKADLLLLHVLSPEEEGSPRIPMVSNYDYYPGLSGQSFEIYQNQWDNFKAEGVKMLQTFSAQANTAGICTEFTQTMGNPGKTICKLAINWGADLIVMGHRGLSGIKELLLGSVSNYVLHHAPCSVYIVRSLVKAEGTEESSQQEEILSA from the coding sequence ATGCCAAACAAAATCCTCGTAGCATTGGATCGCTCAGAAATAGGACAACAGGTGTTTGAACAAGCATTAGTATTAGCCAAGGCAACAAAAGCTGACTTATTGCTACTGCATGTTCTATCACCAGAAGAAGAAGGCAGCCCCCGCATACCAATGGTGTCTAATTATGACTACTATCCCGGTTTAAGCGGACAAAGCTTTGAGATATATCAAAACCAATGGGATAACTTTAAAGCTGAAGGTGTGAAGATGTTGCAAACCTTCTCTGCTCAAGCTAACACAGCCGGAATATGTACAGAGTTTACCCAAACAATGGGTAATCCTGGTAAGACAATATGTAAACTCGCCATAAATTGGGGTGCTGACTTAATTGTCATGGGACACCGAGGATTATCTGGCATTAAAGAATTATTACTGGGAAGTGTGAGTAACTATGTGCTACATCACGCCCCTTGTTCAGTCTATATAGTACGTAGTTTAGTTAAGGCTGAAGGCACAGAAGAATCCTCCCAGCAGGAAGAGATATTGTCGGCTTAG
- a CDS encoding type II toxin-antitoxin system PemK/MazF family toxin produces MVVKPPYFPNRGDIVKLEFGSAQQFTAESIQRVLTLRNSGMSFDDIAITLNNELQQQGREQTGYRPVLVISPIKYNQMASLVLACPITTNPKGLKFEVPLVEGMKTKGVVLADQIKTLDWKARKVKFVESVTEDLIEEVQAKLETLIL; encoded by the coding sequence TTGGTAGTAAAGCCGCCTTACTTTCCCAATAGAGGAGACATTGTTAAATTAGAGTTTGGATCTGCACAACAGTTCACTGCTGAATCAATTCAACGTGTATTAACACTTCGTAATTCTGGAATGTCATTTGATGATATTGCCATAACACTAAATAACGAGCTACAACAACAAGGGCGTGAGCAAACTGGCTATCGCCCTGTTCTTGTTATATCTCCAATTAAGTACAATCAAATGGCTTCTTTAGTTTTAGCTTGTCCTATAACTACTAACCCAAAGGGGCTTAAGTTTGAAGTTCCCCTTGTTGAAGGAATGAAAACAAAAGGGGTTGTGTTAGCAGATCAAATTAAAACACTAGATTGGAAAGCTAGAAAAGTAAAATTTGTTGAAAGTGTAACAGAAGATTTAATAGAAGAAGTACAAGCAAAACTCGAAACATTAATTTTATAG
- a CDS encoding response regulator, translating to MNKRILVVDNEQYIQEVAKICLETVAGWQVVTASSGQEGINKAESDQPDAILLDVMMPDMDGIATFEKLQANPLTKDIPVILLTAKIQASDRRRYSKLGMVTAIAKPFNPLELAGQVATALGWSLESGQT from the coding sequence ATGAACAAACGGATTCTAGTAGTTGATAACGAGCAGTATATCCAAGAAGTTGCGAAGATTTGCTTGGAAACTGTGGCGGGTTGGCAAGTTGTTACAGCTAGTTCAGGACAGGAAGGTATAAATAAAGCCGAGAGTGATCAACCAGATGCAATTTTATTAGATGTAATGATGCCAGATATGGATGGTATTGCTACTTTTGAGAAACTGCAAGCCAATCCTCTGACAAAAGATATACCTGTAATATTATTAACAGCTAAAATTCAAGCTTCAGACCGTCGCCGCTACTCAAAATTGGGAATGGTAACTGCGATCGCTAAACCTTTTAACCCCCTAGAACTTGCTGGACAAGTGGCTACAGCCCTCGGTTGGAGTTTGGAAAGTGGACAAACATGA